The DNA segment GGCGACGATCACCCCGACCGTGGTCAGCAGGCCGGTGCCGGCCAGCGCGACCGCGAACAGCGCGAGCATGATCGACGTGCCGCCGAGCAGGAACGCGCCGTACACGCTGAGCGCGATGAGCAGCGCGGTGTAGACGGCGGACTCCAGGCCGAGCGAGATGCCGGACAGGACGACGGTGGCCGGTCCGGTCAGCGAGGTCTTGCCGATGTCGCGGACCGGGCGCCGGTTGGTCTCGGTGAAGTAGCCGGTCAGCTGCTGGATGACGGCCGCGAGCAGGATGCCGATGGCCACCGCGACCAGGGCGAGGATTTGCGGGTTCCCGTCCTTGGCCTTGATCGCCGCGTCCGTCACTCCGCCGAGGTCGGCGTAGCTGGAGGGCAGGTAGACGAAGACGGCGACGGCGACCAGCACGAGGGAGATCACCGCGGAGACGAAGAAGCCGCGGTTGATCGCGGTCATGCCGCTGCGGTCGGCGCGCCGGGGGACGACCGCGAAGATGCCGATCATCGCGGTGATCACGCCGATGGCGGGCACCAGCAGCGGGAAGGCGAGCCCGGAGTCGCCGAAGGCGACCTTGCCGAGGATCAGCGCGGCCACCAGGGTGACGGCGTACGACTCGAAGAGGTCGGCCGCCATGCCCGCGCAGTCGCCGACGTTGTCGCCCACGTTGTCGGCGATCGTGGCGGCGTTGCGCGGGTCGTCCTCCGGGATGCCCTGCTCGACCTTGCCGACCAGGTCGGCGCCGACGTCGGCGGCCTTGGTGAAGATGCCGCCGCCGACACGCATGAACATGGCGATGAGGGCGGCGCCGAGGCCGAAGCCCTCCAGGACCTTCGGCGCGTCGGCGGCGTAGACGAGCACCACACAGGAGGCGCCCAGCAGGCCGAGGCCCACCGTGAACATGCCGACGACACCGCCCGTGCGAAATGCGATCTTCATCGCGGTGTGCGAGACGGTGGTGAGATCCTTTTCGGGTTCGCCGTCGCCCGGGGTGGCTTCCCGGGCCGCCGCGGCGACCCGCACATTGCTTCGTACCGCGAGCCACATGCCGATATAACCGGTGGCGGCCGAGAAGACCGCGCCGATCAGGAAGAACACCGAACGCCCGGCACGCTGATTCCAGTCGTCCGCGGGCAGCAGCAGAAGCAGGAAGAAGACGACGACGGCGAATACGCCGAGCGTGCGCAGCTGCCGGGCGAGATACGCCTTGGCGCCTTCCTGGACCGCCTCGGCGATCTTCTTCATGCTGTCGGTGCCCTCGCCCGCGGCGAGCACCTGGCGCACCAGGATCCCCGCGACCACCAGCGCGGCGAGGGCTACCGCCGCGATGACGGCCACGATGACCCTGTTGCCGTTGGTGAGCACCGCGGCCGCGAGGTATGTGGGGTGGTCCAACTCAGAGGGGTAAGAAAGCCCCGCCATTCGTCCTCCTTGACGCTTGGGCTGAGCTCAAGATGTGGACGGATTGTAGGTACCCCTGAGTGATGTCAAAAGAGCACGGTAAACGGAATTGGCCTGCACGCACCGGTTCGCGAACCCGAAAGAGGTAATGCCTCAAAAGCATTGACGGACGCCGTCGGTCTCATTGAACCTTGATCGAATGATAGGGCTATTGATCGTGAATTCCTTCACGAATTCCGGGGCGCCCCGGAGGGCGGCCGGAAACGATCTGCCCGGAACGCGATCAGGGCCCTGCCGGAGCAGGGCCCTGATCGTGCGTTCGGGTTCTTCGGGTGGCGGCGCCGGCCGCGGGCGGCGCGGTCAGCCGACGGGGACCGCCGGCGGGGCGGCGGGCCAGGTCATGCGGATCAGTCCGCCGTTCTGCCCGGTGGTGACCTCGACGTCGTCCACGAGACCGCTGATGACCGCGAGGCCCATCTCGTCCTCCTCGGCCTCCACGTCCGCGTCCGCCGCCGCGCCCCCGGCCACCCGCTCGGCGGGGACCGCGTGCGGGGCTTCGTCGCCGACCTCGATGGAGAACTGTTTCTCCTCCTCGATCAGCGCCACCTTCACCGGCGCGTCGATGCCGCCGACCTGGTGGAGCCCCACGGCACGGGAGCACGCCTCGCCCACGGCGAGCCGCACCTCGTCCAGGACGGCCTCGTCCACTCCGGCCCTGCGCGCCACCGCGGCCGCCACCAGCCGGGCGGTCCTGACGTGCTCGGGCAGCGCGCTGAAGCGGAGTTCGACGGTGGCCATGCATCCCCCTCACGACTACGGGACTGCGGTCGGACGGGCTCGCCGGGCCCGCCCCTCATGAACTTCGTTACCCGGATCCGCCGGGGCACACCCGGCGCGGCCCCCTACAGGGTGCGAGACGGGGTACAACGGCCGGAATCAGGCATGACCGACCGGCGGCCCCGCCGCGGACAGGCCGCGACGGGGTCGACCGGACAAGGTCAGTCGGTGGCCGCCACCGCTTCCTCGACCGAGGTGTGGATCGGGAACACCTTGGTGAGGCCGGTGATACGGAAGATCTTGAGAATGCGCTCCTGGTTGCAGACCAGGCGCAGCGAGCCCTCATGGGCACGCACTCGCTTCAGGCCGCCGACCAGCACGCCGAGTCCGGTGGAGTCGAGGAAGTCCACGCCCTCCATGTCGACGACAAGATGGAAATTGCCGTCGTTCACCAGCTCGACCAGCTGCTCGCGCAGCTTGGGCGCGGTGTATACATCGATTTCGCCACCGACCTCGACGACCGTACGATCGCCGACGGTACGGGTCGACAGGGACAGGTCCACGGATCCTCCAGCACCTTGCTATCGAGCGGTCGCCCCTCGGGCACCTTGGCTTGCGGCCCTTGGGACGCAACGCCAGCCGCGATGGCATTCAATCACTTACCGGCCTGCGTGCACGACGCCTTGACCCCATTGTCCGTCACGCCAGTGACACACTCGGTGCCGATGGCCAAGAATCACCGATCCGATCAACCCGTGCCGGACCCGGCGTCCCGCCCGTCGCCGGGCGCTGTCCTGGGCAGACTCGCCTCCGGCCCGAGCCGGGCTGCGCGCATCACTCATACGGAGCACTTGCCCCCGCGCACGGGTCGGCATGCCGTCTGGCCTGACCGGATTCGGTCCGAGGTGATCGCGGCCGTACGGGAGCGCGGCATCGAGCACCCCTGGGCGCACCAGGCGCTGGCCGCCGAGCACGCCCTGGACGGCGATTCGGTGGTCGTCGCCACCGGCACCGCCTCCGGCAAGTCCCTCGCCTATCTCGTCCCGGTGCTGTCCACCCTTCTGGAGGGTTCGAAGGCGCCGAACGGCCGAGGGGCCACCGCGCTCTACCTCTCCCCCACCAAGGCGCTCGCGGCGGACCAGTGCCGATCGGTGAAGGAACTTTCACAACCTCTGGGCACCGCGGTCCGCCCCGCC comes from the Streptomyces sp. SUK 48 genome and includes:
- a CDS encoding sodium-translocating pyrophosphatase, which gives rise to MAGLSYPSELDHPTYLAAAVLTNGNRVIVAVIAAVALAALVVAGILVRQVLAAGEGTDSMKKIAEAVQEGAKAYLARQLRTLGVFAVVVFFLLLLLPADDWNQRAGRSVFFLIGAVFSAATGYIGMWLAVRSNVRVAAAAREATPGDGEPEKDLTTVSHTAMKIAFRTGGVVGMFTVGLGLLGASCVVLVYAADAPKVLEGFGLGAALIAMFMRVGGGIFTKAADVGADLVGKVEQGIPEDDPRNAATIADNVGDNVGDCAGMAADLFESYAVTLVAALILGKVAFGDSGLAFPLLVPAIGVITAMIGIFAVVPRRADRSGMTAINRGFFVSAVISLVLVAVAVFVYLPSSYADLGGVTDAAIKAKDGNPQILALVAVAIGILLAAVIQQLTGYFTETNRRPVRDIGKTSLTGPATVVLSGISLGLESAVYTALLIALSVYGAFLLGGTSIMLALFAVALAGTGLLTTVGVIVAMDTFGPVSDNAQGIAEMSGDVQGAGAQVLTNLDAVGNTTKAITKGIAIATAVLAAAALFGSYRDAITTNVQDVGEKLSGPGAPLSLSLDISQPNNLVGLIAGAAVVFLFSGLAINAVSRSAGSVVFEVRRQFREKPGIMDFTETPEYGKVVDICTKDALRELATPGLLAVMAPIFVGFTLGVGSLGSYLAGAIGAGTLMAVFLANSGGAWDNAKKLVEDGHHGGKGSEAHAATVIGDTVGDPFKDTAGPAINPLLKVMNLVSLLIAPAVIKFSYGHDKNLGVRIGVAILALLVIGTAVYISKRRGIAVGDEEEGPERVANSADAAVVS
- a CDS encoding ATP-binding protein, with the translated sequence MATVELRFSALPEHVRTARLVAAAVARRAGVDEAVLDEVRLAVGEACSRAVGLHQVGGIDAPVKVALIEEEKQFSIEVGDEAPHAVPAERVAGGAAADADVEAEEDEMGLAVISGLVDDVEVTTGQNGGLIRMTWPAAPPAVPVG
- the bldG gene encoding anti-sigma factor antagonist BldG: MDLSLSTRTVGDRTVVEVGGEIDVYTAPKLREQLVELVNDGNFHLVVDMEGVDFLDSTGLGVLVGGLKRVRAHEGSLRLVCNQERILKIFRITGLTKVFPIHTSVEEAVAATD